The DNA window AAACTGCCGCCGGGTTTTGAGTTCGGCCCGAAGATGCGGTGAGACATCCCCCATGAGCTTTCTCTGGCTGACGATCCTTTCTGCCCTCCGCATTCTCCGCCGGAATCCGTTACGAGCCGGCCTGACCATGCTCGGCATTGTAATCGGTGTCGGCGCCGTCGTCGGCATGGTCAGCCTCGGACAGGGGGCGACCGCTTCAGTGCAACGCGAGATCGCCAGCCTCGGCACGAACGTGCTCATCATCATCCCCGGCGCCACCACTACGGGAGGCGTGCGCGGCGGACTCGGCAGCGTCTCCACCCTCACCGTTGACGATGCCCGCGACATCGAAAAACGCGTCGGTGACATCAGCCTCGTGACCTATGCCTCCCGATCGGTGCTCCAAGTCATCCACGAACACAAAAACTGGAACACCATCGCACTCGGGACGACCACCACCTTCACCGACTTGCGCAACTGGCCGGTGGCCGACGGCAATTTTTTTACGCAGGCCGATGAAGATGCCGCTGCCAAAGTGGTCGTATTGGGAAGAACGGTCGCGGACAATTTATTCGAGCGAGGGGAGGAAGTCATCGGCGCACAGATCAGAATCAAGAACGTCCCGCTGCGGGTGATCGGCATCCTGTCTCCGAAGGGGCAATCACTCTCCGGCCAGGATCAAGACGACATCGTGATCCTACCCTTCACCACCGCGGAGCGAAAAGTGCTGGGCACGAAATTCCTTGGGACCGTCGGCATTATCCTGGTCGCGACCCAACATCGTTACGGCGTCCCCACCGCCGCCGAAGAAATCAAGGAACTCTTGCGCGCACGACACCGAATTCACCCGGCGGAGGACAACGACTTTACCATCCGTACCATGGAGGATGTGGCGAACACCGTCGCCGGCGCAAGCCGCACCATGCTGATGATGCTGCTGAGCATCGCCTCCATCTCACTCCTGGTCGGTGGGATTGGAATCATGAATATTCTGCTGGTGTCGGTCACAGAACGGACCAGAGAGATCGGGATTCGGATGGCAGTGGGAGCCAAACGCGCCCACATCCTGCTGCAGTTTCTCGTGGAGGCGATCATTCTGACCGCCATCGGCGGCGTGGTCGGCGTCCTGTTCGGCGTGGCCGGCGCGCGCATCCTCACTCACTTCATCGGTTGGCCGACAATCATTTCCTCGCAAGCCGTAACCGTGGCCTTTCTGTTCTCGCTGGCCGTGGGCATCTTCTTCGGCCTCTACCCGGCGAACAAGGCCTCCCGCATGAATCCGATCGAGGCGCTGCATTATGAGTAAGCGCAACACCCAGGGGGCTTAACGCCTGGAGCCGGAAAGCACGGTCCGTAAGAGCATTCGGGAGACCCACACCTGCGGAACGCCGCGTGGCAGCGCGCCGGGATCGAGCGGATGAGAACGAGACGATAGCCAATATCCTGAGGCATGCTGAACGACGCGGCAGGAACGGCAAACCAGCAAGCCCGTTCAACGCGGCGGAAGTCGAGCATCCCCGCCGGATATCATGATTTTTCTGGTGCTCGAATGAGCCGTTCGATGGTGAGTCCTTGAATGAGAATGGAGAAGACCACCACGATATAGGTCATGGCCACGATCGCGTCGCGATATGTCGACGCGGGCAGCGACAGGGCCATGGCGACGGAGATGCCACCGCGTAAACCTCCCCAGGTCAGGATGACGGTCGCGCGATTCGTCAGGTCTTCGAACAAACGGAAGAACTGCACGGGAAGACTCACACTGACGAACCGCGCGAACAGCACCAGAGGAATGGCCAGCAATCCGGCAAAGAGATATTCGTCTTGAAAACGTAAGACCAGCACCTCCAGTCCGATCAGCACAAAGAGAACGGCATTCAGCAGCTCGTCGATCAACTCCCAGAACGTATCCAAATATTCCCGCGTGGTGTCCGACATCGCCAAGTGCCGACCGTGGTTTCCGATCAACAACCCCGCCACGACCACAGCAATGGGGCCCGATGTGTGCAAGGCATCCGCCACCGCATACCCACCCATCACGAGCGCCAGCGTAATCAGGATCTCGACACTATGCTGATCAACTGACTTGAGCATCAGATAGGCGCCATACCCCAACGCGAGCCCAAGGACGATGCCGCCGACCGCTTCCTGCAGCAACAACCACCCCATCGCCTCCGGCGTGACTCGTCCGGATTCCGCCATGGCCAGCAACACCAGAAACACCGCGACCCCAACGCCGTCGTTGAAGAGCGATTCTCCGGTGATCTTGATTTCCAAGCGCTTCGGCGCGTTCGCATTCTTCAGAATTCCCAGCACGGCGATCGGATCGGTCGGTGAGATCAGCGCCCCGAACAGGAAGGCGGCAATGAGCGGAATCGGATGTCCCAGCCACTCCAACCCCAGATAGGTGAGCGAACCCACGATCGCCGTGGAAACGAGCACCCCTCCGCACGCTAACGTCCCGATGAACCACTTTTGATCGAGCAAATCGTCGAGATTGACGTGAAGCGCCCCGGCGAACAGCAGAAAACTGAGCATGCCATGCAGAAGCGCTTCGCCGAAGTCGATGCGCTGGACGAAACTCCTCGCCTGGCTCTCGATGCCATACCCCAACTTGCCCAGACACAGCAGCACGAGCGACATGGCCAATGCCATGGCCATCAGACCGATCGCGACCGGCAATTTGATGTAGCGGTGATTGAGGTAGCTGAAGCCGGCCGAGAGACAGACCAGAATCGTGACCGTGTGCATCAAGGTCATCGCGACACAGCAGGCCTTGGAGCGCGCCTCCGGCTCGACTTCCGACACTCACGATGCGGAGGACCTTCTCCCTCCATGGTCAACTCCAAGCCTGGTCCGAGACGATGTGACGGGCGAGATTCGTCATGCGCAGGCTGTCTTCCCGGTCCTCTGCGGGGTCCGCCTCGTGTCAGCACCCTGCGCACCACCGAACCGTTCACCGCACCTGCCCTGTCGATCGCAGACATGACGGTCTTCGCCAAGAAAACGAGGACGACGGCGAACAGTCCACGCAACCACACGCGCATGTGTGCCGGCATACGACCCGATGGTCCGCGCACGACATCGCAAGTCTACCGATAACACACAGGCACGGCCCTCACAAGCCGTACCTGCTCCCGAGAATATTACGGATTGATTACGTGTTTGACCTCGAGTACAGTGCTCGACCGCAATGCTCCTCACAACCCCAGCCACGGTGACATGAACTCCACGCACGAATCCGTAGAACACACTCCATGGAGGCCAATCATGAAGTCCTGCTTGGGACGGTGCCTGTTTCTGTGTTGCCTGCTCTTCTTCCCGAGCGTGTCTCTTGCGCAAGTATCAGCACCTCTTCCGCACTTTTCCATGGACACCTCGGCGCGACAGATCCACGAGGCGCCAGTGGTCTACCTTGGAGAAACCCTCTTCGTTTTATATGAGAAAGTCGGCTCCTTCACGCCGCAGCAACGTGCGCAAGCCATTCAGGTGCGACTCGAACACATCGCGAACAACCCGTTCAGCAACTTCAATGCGATCACCATTGTTGAAACCGAACACGGAACCGATATCGTCCTAGACGGTCTCGTGTTGTTAACGGTAACCGATGGAGACGCCAAGCCTTCGGGTCGAACTCGCCAAGACCTGGCGCAGGAGTACACGGGTAGGCTACGGAACGTGCTGAGCAGGGCGCAACAAGAGCTGAGCACGGAGATGTTGCTCAAAGATGCCGCGCTGGCGGGGGCAGCCACCGCCATCTTTATCGCAATCTTGCTCGTGCTGCATAAGATCTTTCCGAAGCTCTACCGCCACATCGAGCAATGGCAAGGCACGCACATTAAGGCGATCAAGATCCAGCGAGTCGAAGTCTTCTCCGCCCATACACTGACCCAGCAGGCCATCGCCGTCACCAAAATCCTGCGATTCCTGCTGACGATCATGATCCTCTATTTGTACCTCACCACCGTGCTGGGGCTGTTCCCCTGGACGCGGCAGCTCGCCACGACCCTCATACAAGCTGTGGTGGCGACACTCTCCACCATCGCCGAAACCTTCCTGATCGCGCTGCCCAACCTTGCGGCCATTGTCGTCATCATCCTGGTGACGCGATACATCATCAAGTTGTTCAAAATGATGTTCAACGGAATCCAGCGCGGCGCGATCACTTTCACCGGCTTCCATCGCGACTGGGCCAATCCAACGTTCAAGATCGTCCGTTTTCTGATCATCGCCTTCGCAGCCATGGCCATCTTTCCCTACATCCCTGGCTCACAATCGGAAGCGTTCCGAGGCGTCTCGGTGTTTCTCGGAGTCTTGTTCTCTCTCGGCTCTGCAGGCGCCGTCAGCAATGCGATCGCCGGTGTTATCCTGACGTACATGCGTCCCTTCCAACTCAGCGACCGAGTAAAAATCGCCGATACCGTCGGCGACGTGACGGAAAAGACCCTGCTGGTGACCCGAATTCGAACCATCAAGAATGTCGACATCACGATCCCCAATTCCCTCA is part of the Nitrospira sp. genome and encodes:
- a CDS encoding ABC transporter permease, with amino-acid sequence MSFLWLTILSALRILRRNPLRAGLTMLGIVIGVGAVVGMVSLGQGATASVQREIASLGTNVLIIIPGATTTGGVRGGLGSVSTLTVDDARDIEKRVGDISLVTYASRSVLQVIHEHKNWNTIALGTTTTFTDLRNWPVADGNFFTQADEDAAAKVVVLGRTVADNLFERGEEVIGAQIRIKNVPLRVIGILSPKGQSLSGQDQDDIVILPFTTAERKVLGTKFLGTVGIILVATQHRYGVPTAAEEIKELLRARHRIHPAEDNDFTIRTMEDVANTVAGASRTMLMMLLSIASISLLVGGIGIMNILLVSVTERTREIGIRMAVGAKRAHILLQFLVEAIILTAIGGVVGVLFGVAGARILTHFIGWPTIISSQAVTVAFLFSLAVGIFFGLYPANKASRMNPIEALHYE
- a CDS encoding sodium:proton antiporter, encoding MTLMHTVTILVCLSAGFSYLNHRYIKLPVAIGLMAMALAMSLVLLCLGKLGYGIESQARSFVQRIDFGEALLHGMLSFLLFAGALHVNLDDLLDQKWFIGTLACGGVLVSTAIVGSLTYLGLEWLGHPIPLIAAFLFGALISPTDPIAVLGILKNANAPKRLEIKITGESLFNDGVGVAVFLVLLAMAESGRVTPEAMGWLLLQEAVGGIVLGLALGYGAYLMLKSVDQHSVEILITLALVMGGYAVADALHTSGPIAVVVAGLLIGNHGRHLAMSDTTREYLDTFWELIDELLNAVLFVLIGLEVLVLRFQDEYLFAGLLAIPLVLFARFVSVSLPVQFFRLFEDLTNRATVILTWGGLRGGISVAMALSLPASTYRDAIVAMTYIVVVFSILIQGLTIERLIRAPEKS
- a CDS encoding mechanosensitive ion channel family protein — translated: MKSCLGRCLFLCCLLFFPSVSLAQVSAPLPHFSMDTSARQIHEAPVVYLGETLFVLYEKVGSFTPQQRAQAIQVRLEHIANNPFSNFNAITIVETEHGTDIVLDGLVLLTVTDGDAKPSGRTRQDLAQEYTGRLRNVLSRAQQELSTEMLLKDAALAGAATAIFIAILLVLHKIFPKLYRHIEQWQGTHIKAIKIQRVEVFSAHTLTQQAIAVTKILRFLLTIMILYLYLTTVLGLFPWTRQLATTLIQAVVATLSTIAETFLIALPNLAAIVVIILVTRYIIKLFKMMFNGIQRGAITFTGFHRDWANPTFKIVRFLIIAFAAMAIFPYIPGSQSEAFRGVSVFLGVLFSLGSAGAVSNAIAGVILTYMRPFQLSDRVKIADTVGDVTEKTLLVTRIRTIKNVDITIPNSLILGAHIINYSSTSLTAPPLILNTSVTLGYDAPWRTVHELLKKSALATRNILSDPEPFVLQTALNDFYVVYELNAYTGAPNKMAGTYSDLHQNIQDTFNEAGVEIMSPHYAQVRDGNKTTIPESYLPPNYHAPAFRIEPLDSLLGKPAPGGPPPTSPRP